The following coding sequences are from one Desulfonatronum sp. SC1 window:
- a CDS encoding metal-dependent hydrolase translates to MPSPIAHLAAGAAVATGFTRNIDDPAKRRQIWVAALFFSLAPDLDAIPGFIAGNMALYHNQISHSIFFGTVACFLATGIFGMLFGRFLDWWSYPRLTSIALVSYGLHLAMDAATLGPGVKLLWPFTDERFSTPVSIFYGVRHSDGLFSPHHLITLGTELATIAGFLLIAHFYFRRRPRAFATVSLK, encoded by the coding sequence ATGCCCTCACCCATAGCCCATCTTGCCGCCGGCGCGGCCGTTGCTACCGGATTCACCCGCAACATCGACGATCCGGCTAAACGTCGCCAAATCTGGGTAGCAGCCCTTTTTTTTTCCCTTGCTCCAGACCTGGACGCCATCCCCGGGTTTATTGCCGGAAACATGGCACTCTACCATAATCAGATCTCGCACAGCATTTTTTTCGGCACCGTGGCCTGCTTTCTCGCCACGGGCATTTTTGGAATGTTGTTCGGGCGGTTTCTTGACTGGTGGAGTTATCCACGTTTAACTTCGATAGCTTTGGTTTCCTACGGCCTGCACTTGGCCATGGACGCCGCGACCCTCGGGCCTGGGGTAAAATTGCTGTGGCCATTTACAGATGAACGCTTTTCCACGCCCGTAAGCATTTTCTACGGTGTACGCCACTCCGATGGCCTCTTCTCCCCGCATCACCTGATAACCCTCGGCACGGAACTGGCGACTATCGCTGGCTTTCTGCTGATAGCACATTTTTATTTCCGACGACGGCCTCGGGCTTTTGCGACTGTTTCCTTGAAATAG